One stretch of candidate division KSB1 bacterium DNA includes these proteins:
- a CDS encoding T9SS type A sorting domain-containing protein, which produces MKYFTLVGLIVLFISMWAINSNAHAQIKWEATFDTTALPLDWLVIDKDGSGTGIEYTQAETTPSGVMIKPQAGQSFWSSNVQNANLAGVIDEWLISPQISVIFEGDSLYFWAGAVGGPFDDSLLVLVSTTDNQLSSFSDTLGYFKVDGPVGSWHKYGFDLSAFDNLDIYFAINYHIQDGGPGGQHSDFVWIDHFIITGDPATINNRPTKFPLLAPENGAVLSSNSIRFKWNASTDSDSMDTLRYELKILDKFPNIVLSGILDTVLVFYWPNDLLTDETYRWTVNVTDGKSNVASPDTFLFKTPTTVGVNDHLDQIPQHLVLEQNYPNPFNAETTIKFALSQQSKVTLKLFDILGREVAPLVDEELHAGEHNVVFDAQHLTSGIYFYHIRAGEFSRIRKLAILK; this is translated from the coding sequence ATGAAATATTTTACCTTGGTAGGATTAATTGTTCTGTTTATTTCAATGTGGGCAATCAATTCCAATGCGCACGCACAAATTAAATGGGAAGCAACATTTGACACAACTGCACTGCCATTGGATTGGCTGGTGATTGATAAAGATGGCAGCGGCACAGGGATAGAATACACCCAGGCAGAAACCACCCCAAGTGGAGTGATGATAAAACCTCAGGCAGGCCAAAGTTTTTGGTCAAGCAATGTTCAAAATGCCAATTTGGCGGGTGTCATCGATGAATGGCTGATCAGCCCGCAAATATCAGTCATCTTCGAGGGAGACAGCTTGTATTTTTGGGCGGGGGCCGTGGGTGGACCCTTTGATGATTCCCTGCTGGTGTTGGTCTCCACAACCGATAATCAACTTTCCAGTTTTTCCGATACCCTTGGTTATTTCAAGGTCGACGGCCCGGTAGGCTCCTGGCATAAGTATGGTTTTGATCTTTCGGCATTTGACAACTTGGACATCTATTTTGCGATTAACTACCATATTCAAGATGGCGGTCCGGGAGGACAGCATTCCGATTTCGTCTGGATTGACCATTTCATTATCACGGGAGATCCAGCAACGATTAATAATCGGCCAACGAAGTTTCCTCTGTTAGCTCCGGAGAACGGGGCGGTGTTGAGTTCAAACTCAATCCGGTTCAAGTGGAACGCTTCCACTGACAGTGATTCAATGGACACGCTGCGGTATGAATTAAAGATTCTGGACAAATTTCCAAACATAGTCCTTTCAGGTATATTGGACACCGTGTTGGTTTTCTACTGGCCCAACGATTTGCTTACAGATGAGACGTATCGTTGGACCGTCAATGTCACCGACGGAAAATCTAATGTCGCGAGCCCGGACACGTTTTTATTTAAGACACCAACTACCGTAGGAGTAAATGATCATTTGGATCAGATTCCCCAACATCTGGTATTGGAGCAAAACTACCCCAACCCGTTTAATGCGGAGACTACAATTAAGTTTGCACTTTCTCAACAATCCAAGGTTACACTAAAGCTCTTCGATATCTTAGGGAGAGAGGTCGCGCCATTAGTTGATGAAGAGCTGCATGCTGGTGAACATAACGTGGTTTTTGATGCGCAGCATCTAACAAGTGGTATCTATTTTTACCACATACGCGCAGGTGAGTTTTCCAGAATACGGAAGCTAGCAATATTGAAGTAG